Proteins encoded within one genomic window of Pigmentiphaga sp. H8:
- a CDS encoding tripartite tricarboxylate transporter substrate binding protein, with protein sequence MHRYLAKFSLALALGCTAFAAWAGAYPDRPLKMIVPFAAGASSDMLGRTVADGLATRLGQPVVVENRAGAGGNIGADLVAKAAPDGYSLGIGSIGTHATNSLIYGSMPYDTVKDFTPITLVAAVSLVLVVHPSVPARDVKELIAYLKERPGKVSYASGGVGASQHLAGELFKYLAKVDMVHVPYKGSAGSVPDLISGRVPVMFADLPLVLSYIQNGSLRALAVGDRERSPVLPSVPTLAESGVPDYQANAWYGLFAPAGTPPDIANRLQREVAAILQQSDVRKRLIAQGANPSGMAPDDFKAFQRKEIDRWKTVVHAANIKMD encoded by the coding sequence ATGCATCGTTATCTTGCCAAGTTTTCCCTGGCCCTGGCGCTGGGCTGCACGGCTTTCGCGGCCTGGGCGGGAGCCTATCCGGACCGGCCGCTGAAGATGATCGTGCCTTTCGCCGCCGGGGCGTCGAGCGACATGCTGGGGCGTACCGTGGCCGACGGCCTGGCCACGCGCCTGGGGCAGCCCGTGGTGGTCGAGAACCGGGCCGGCGCGGGCGGCAACATCGGCGCCGATCTCGTCGCCAAGGCCGCCCCGGACGGCTACTCGCTGGGCATCGGATCCATCGGCACCCATGCGACCAACAGCCTGATCTACGGCTCCATGCCGTACGACACCGTGAAGGACTTCACGCCGATCACTCTGGTCGCCGCGGTGTCGCTGGTGCTGGTCGTGCATCCCTCGGTGCCCGCGCGCGACGTCAAGGAACTCATCGCCTACCTGAAGGAACGGCCGGGCAAGGTCAGCTATGCGTCCGGCGGGGTCGGCGCGTCCCAGCACCTGGCCGGCGAACTATTCAAGTATCTTGCCAAGGTGGACATGGTCCACGTGCCCTACAAGGGCAGCGCGGGGTCGGTCCCAGACCTGATCAGCGGCCGCGTTCCGGTCATGTTCGCCGACCTGCCGCTGGTGCTGTCCTACATCCAGAACGGCTCGCTGCGCGCCCTGGCGGTGGGCGACCGCGAGCGCAGTCCGGTGCTGCCGTCGGTGCCCACGCTGGCCGAATCGGGCGTACCCGACTACCAGGCCAACGCCTGGTACGGCTTGTTCGCGCCCGCCGGTACGCCGCCGGACATCGCCAACCGCCTGCAGCGCGAGGTCGCCGCCATTCTCCAGCAGTCCGACGTGCGCAAGCGCCTGATCGCGCAGGGCGCCAATCCCAGCGGCATGGCGCCGGATGATTTCAAGGCGTTCCAGCGCAAGGAGATCGATCGCTGGAAGACGGTGGTGCACGCGGCGAACATCAAGATGGATTGA
- a CDS encoding FAD-dependent oxidoreductase has translation MAQQLNQAHYDVVVLGGGAAGVAAAAAAARNGRKTLIIEANPILGGELLSGMSLDGVLNARGEYVVGGISDELFDECKRMNGFIGPVHDHRLICYVCVDPEIMKIAVMRVLDRHGVTAWVNSFAEDVVVRDGVVTGLVVVNKSGRTLVTADHFLDCSGDGDLAARAGAPFEMSDDSGDLQPVSLMFRVGNVDSATLLRFARENPASMAVGESDYIRGDKTDEQLLDLLVEQGQPSVFFKSEGPFLGDAIRRGDLAPTALIMIQPTSAARKEVCVNATRVGGNIDGTDTAAVSATVGTLMEQVWQTYEFVKGHLPGFENSVFAGLAPRVGVRETRRIMGDYLLTRDDVVSGRKQPDSAVAKGAQHVDIHQSGTTQIRIPIANGGSYDIPFGCLLPKGLKNVMVAGRCLSATREGMGTARTMGPCMAMGQAVGTAAAMCAERGDADVRALPVKELQARLRAQGGVIDGVY, from the coding sequence ATGGCGCAGCAACTCAATCAGGCGCACTACGACGTCGTCGTGCTGGGCGGAGGCGCCGCGGGCGTCGCGGCCGCCGCGGCAGCGGCCAGGAACGGCCGCAAGACGCTCATCATCGAGGCCAACCCCATTCTGGGCGGGGAGCTGCTTAGCGGCATGTCGCTGGACGGCGTGCTGAACGCGCGCGGCGAGTACGTGGTGGGCGGCATCTCCGACGAACTGTTCGACGAGTGCAAGCGCATGAACGGTTTCATCGGTCCGGTGCACGACCATCGCCTGATCTGCTATGTGTGCGTCGATCCCGAGATCATGAAGATCGCCGTGATGCGCGTGCTCGACCGCCATGGCGTAACGGCCTGGGTCAATTCGTTCGCCGAGGACGTCGTGGTCCGGGACGGCGTGGTCACCGGCCTGGTGGTGGTCAACAAGAGCGGCCGCACGCTGGTGACGGCGGACCATTTCCTGGACTGCTCGGGCGACGGCGACCTGGCTGCCCGCGCCGGCGCGCCGTTCGAAATGAGCGACGACAGCGGCGACCTGCAGCCGGTGTCGCTGATGTTCCGCGTGGGCAACGTGGACAGCGCGACGCTGCTGCGCTTCGCGCGCGAGAATCCCGCGTCGATGGCGGTGGGCGAAAGCGATTACATCCGCGGCGACAAGACCGACGAGCAGTTGCTGGACCTGCTGGTCGAGCAGGGCCAGCCCTCGGTGTTCTTCAAGAGCGAAGGCCCGTTCCTGGGCGATGCGATCCGCCGCGGCGACCTGGCGCCCACCGCGCTGATCATGATCCAGCCGACCTCCGCTGCCCGCAAGGAGGTCTGCGTCAACGCCACCCGGGTAGGGGGCAACATCGACGGGACCGACACGGCGGCGGTCAGCGCCACCGTGGGCACGTTGATGGAGCAGGTCTGGCAGACGTACGAATTCGTCAAGGGCCACCTGCCGGGTTTCGAGAACTCGGTGTTCGCCGGGCTGGCCCCGCGCGTGGGCGTGCGCGAGACGCGCCGCATCATGGGCGACTACCTGCTGACCAGGGACGACGTGGTGTCGGGCCGCAAGCAGCCGGACTCCGCCGTCGCCAAGGGGGCGCAGCACGTCGACATCCACCAGTCCGGCACGACCCAGATACGCATTCCCATCGCCAACGGCGGTTCCTATGACATCCCGTTCGGCTGCCTGCTGCCCAAGGGACTGAAGAACGTCATGGTCGCGGGCCGCTGCCTGTCGGCCACGCGCGAGGGCATGGGCACGGCGCGTACCATGGGCCCCTGCATGGCCATGGGCCAGGCCGTGGGCACCGCGGCGGCGATGTGCGCCGAACGCGGCGATGCCGACGTGCGCGCCCTGCCGGTGAAGGAATTGCAGGCCAGGCTGCGGGCGCAAGGAGGCGTGATCGACGGCGTGTATTGA
- a CDS encoding IclR family transcriptional regulator yields MENQANSSGTQSIERTILVLKKVAARNTAGITLAEVARETGLKSPTAHRILACLVEQGLLMQRGTRREYFLGMLAYELGLAANCHFNLRELCGPVLNRLARDTGDTVFLTTRSGTDSVVIERAEGSYPVKALTQMVGERRPLGSTAGGLALLAAMPAAERDDVMRRNRHRLNRYGKLSETVLDHMVERACQLGYALNDGDILPEVTGLGVVVPTLLGSHYAAISIVALNHRLRGDRREEVVGMMNAEAVKLSETLADAGAAFSS; encoded by the coding sequence ATGGAAAATCAGGCCAACTCATCGGGCACGCAAAGCATAGAGCGGACCATCCTGGTCCTGAAGAAGGTGGCCGCGCGCAATACGGCCGGCATCACGCTGGCCGAGGTGGCGCGCGAGACCGGGCTCAAGTCCCCCACCGCCCATCGCATCCTGGCTTGCCTGGTCGAACAGGGATTGCTGATGCAGCGGGGAACCAGGCGCGAATACTTCCTGGGGATGCTGGCCTATGAGCTGGGACTGGCGGCCAACTGCCACTTCAACCTGCGCGAACTGTGCGGCCCGGTGCTGAACCGGCTGGCGCGCGACACCGGCGATACCGTCTTCCTGACCACGCGCAGCGGCACCGACAGCGTGGTGATCGAACGCGCGGAAGGCAGCTATCCGGTCAAGGCCCTGACGCAGATGGTGGGCGAGCGGCGCCCGCTGGGCAGCACGGCCGGCGGCCTGGCCCTGCTGGCCGCCATGCCCGCGGCCGAGCGCGACGACGTGATGCGCAGGAACCGGCACCGGCTGAACCGCTACGGAAAACTGTCCGAGACCGTGCTTGACCACATGGTCGAGCGCGCCTGCCAGTTGGGCTACGCGCTGAACGACGGCGACATCCTGCCCGAGGTAACGGGCCTGGGCGTGGTCGTGCCGACGCTGCTGGGCAGCCACTACGCCGCGATCAGCATCGTGGCGCTGAACCATCGGCTGCGGGGGGACAGGCGCGAGGAAGTGGTGGGCATGATGAACGCGGAGGCGGTGAAGCTGAGCGAGACGCTGGCCGATGCCGGCGCGGCGTTCTCGTCCTAG
- a CDS encoding glutathione S-transferase family protein: MTIELHAWNTPNGRKISVALEEMELPYEVVPVDIRNGQQFEASFLRISPNNKIPAIVDTDGPGGQPISVFESGAILFYLARKTGKFLPADLRAQTAVMEWLMWQMGGFGPIPGQVHHFRAVADETDRRYGLQRFSVETHRLYGVLDTRLAATDYVAGELSIADFAILGWAWRHERHQVDLAAYPNVARWYAALMGRPAVQRGFARKLD, encoded by the coding sequence ATGACCATCGAGCTCCATGCCTGGAACACGCCCAACGGCCGCAAGATCAGTGTGGCCCTGGAAGAAATGGAACTGCCCTACGAGGTGGTGCCCGTCGACATCCGCAACGGGCAGCAGTTCGAGGCGTCCTTCCTGCGCATCAGTCCCAACAACAAGATTCCCGCCATCGTCGACACCGACGGACCCGGCGGCCAGCCGATCAGCGTGTTCGAATCCGGAGCCATCCTGTTCTACCTCGCGCGCAAGACCGGCAAGTTCCTGCCGGCCGACCTGCGCGCGCAGACCGCGGTGATGGAATGGCTGATGTGGCAGATGGGCGGCTTCGGCCCCATCCCGGGGCAAGTCCATCATTTCCGCGCGGTGGCCGACGAGACCGACCGCCGCTACGGCCTGCAGCGGTTCAGCGTCGAGACGCACCGCCTGTATGGCGTGCTGGACACCCGCCTGGCCGCGACCGACTACGTGGCGGGCGAATTGTCCATCGCCGACTTCGCCATACTGGGCTGGGCCTGGCGGCACGAGCGCCATCAGGTCGACCTGGCGGCCTATCCCAACGTGGCGCGCTGGTATGCGGCACTGATGGGACGGCCCGCCGTGCAGCGCGGCTTTGCCAGGAAGCTGGACTGA
- a CDS encoding SDR family NAD(P)-dependent oxidoreductase — protein sequence MEQVCLVTGATGRNGAGSATIKFFARQGWRVVVNYSRDEGAAEAVAAECRALGAADVLVARADVTSDEACRAMARDIEQRWGRLDALVNNAAVTTFNDHKNLDGLSFDDFQRVFAINVSGVYVVTRAMADLLRRTGNASVVNMSSVGGLRGTGSSMAYAASKSALNAMTFSFARVLAPEVRVNALLPGFIEGDWLINGMGRERYETVRAALIAKNPLKSVQTPDEIAEAVWWLVHGPAALTGELVQLDAGGRLAV from the coding sequence ATGGAGCAAGTCTGCCTGGTGACCGGCGCGACCGGCCGCAACGGCGCGGGGTCGGCCACGATCAAGTTCTTCGCCAGGCAGGGCTGGCGTGTCGTCGTCAATTACTCGCGCGACGAGGGAGCGGCGGAGGCGGTCGCGGCCGAGTGCCGGGCGCTGGGCGCGGCCGACGTGCTGGTGGCGCGGGCCGACGTGACCAGCGACGAGGCCTGCCGCGCGATGGCGCGCGACATCGAGCAGCGCTGGGGGCGCCTGGACGCGCTGGTCAACAACGCGGCCGTCACCACCTTCAACGACCACAAGAACCTGGACGGCCTGTCGTTCGACGACTTCCAGCGCGTGTTCGCCATCAACGTCTCGGGGGTCTATGTCGTCACGCGGGCAATGGCCGATCTGCTGCGGCGGACCGGCAATGCCTCGGTGGTCAACATGTCATCGGTGGGTGGACTGCGCGGCACGGGGTCCAGCATGGCCTACGCCGCGTCCAAGAGCGCGCTCAACGCCATGACCTTCTCGTTCGCGCGCGTGCTGGCGCCCGAGGTCCGCGTCAATGCATTGCTGCCGGGCTTCATCGAGGGCGACTGGCTGATCAACGGGATGGGGCGCGAACGCTACGAAACCGTGCGCGCCGCGCTGATCGCCAAGAACCCGCTCAAGTCGGTGCAGACGCCGGACGAAATCGCCGAGGCGGTCTGGTGGCTGGTGCACGGGCCGGCCGCGCTGACCGGCGAGCTGGTGCAGCTGGACGCGGGAGGGCGCCTGGCGGTGTAG
- a CDS encoding class I adenylate-forming enzyme family protein translates to MTQNVRDILARQAQQPFVDFPSLIARHAGERPGAPAFACGHETLDWAGLARQADRVAAACAAMGVGPDGKVALLASPGLRAIQAFFGVVRAGACVVPLAISATAATLMGMLGDSDATVLVADADARETLKDVETELMAAFPRRLVALDFQAPGWLDWADWLAGGGQPPAVDFRADQAFNLIYSSGTTGKPKGILHHHGMRSRQANRRSFGLGPDSVMLLSTPLYSNTTLQPMLATVANGGLTVLMRKFDAAAYLRLCAAHRVSHTMLVPVQYQRLLAHDDFAHTDLSSFVLKQCTGAPLDARLKSQILAQWPGGLREIYGMTEGGCSCVLDAHEFPDKLGTVGRPAPDHDMRIVDDDGRVLAQGEVGEIVGWSPYMMAGYYKQPQATEAFYWRDESGIAFHRSGDIGRFDEEGFLILLDRKKDLIISGGFNIYATDLESVTAAHPEVADVAVIGIPSEQWGETPLALVVLKPGSALDPEALRSWVNGQVGRTQRLAAVEYRSELPRSALGKLLKRELRQPYWT, encoded by the coding sequence ATGACCCAGAACGTGCGCGACATCCTGGCGCGGCAGGCGCAGCAGCCCTTCGTCGACTTTCCTTCCCTGATCGCCCGGCATGCGGGCGAGCGGCCCGGCGCGCCCGCCTTCGCGTGCGGCCACGAGACGCTCGACTGGGCGGGACTGGCCCGGCAGGCGGACCGCGTCGCCGCCGCATGCGCCGCCATGGGCGTCGGCCCCGATGGCAAGGTCGCCCTGCTGGCGTCGCCCGGCCTGCGCGCGATCCAGGCTTTCTTCGGCGTGGTGCGGGCCGGCGCCTGCGTGGTGCCGCTGGCCATCTCGGCGACCGCGGCGACCCTGATGGGCATGCTGGGCGATTCGGACGCCACGGTGCTGGTGGCCGATGCCGACGCCCGCGAGACCTTGAAGGACGTCGAGACCGAGTTGATGGCCGCCTTTCCCCGGCGCCTCGTCGCCCTGGATTTCCAGGCGCCCGGCTGGCTGGACTGGGCAGACTGGCTGGCCGGGGGCGGCCAGCCGCCTGCTGTCGATTTCCGGGCCGACCAGGCCTTCAACCTGATCTACAGCTCGGGCACCACCGGCAAGCCCAAGGGCATCCTGCATCACCACGGCATGCGGTCGCGGCAGGCCAACCGCCGCAGCTTCGGGCTGGGGCCGGACAGTGTCATGCTGCTGTCCACCCCGCTGTATTCGAACACCACGCTGCAGCCCATGCTGGCTACCGTGGCCAACGGCGGGCTGACGGTGTTGATGCGCAAGTTCGATGCCGCCGCATACCTGCGGCTGTGCGCCGCGCATCGGGTCAGCCACACCATGCTGGTGCCCGTGCAGTACCAGCGCCTGCTCGCGCACGACGATTTCGCGCATACCGACCTGTCGTCCTTCGTGCTCAAGCAATGCACCGGAGCGCCGCTCGACGCCCGGCTCAAGTCGCAGATCCTGGCGCAGTGGCCGGGCGGACTGCGCGAGATCTACGGCATGACCGAGGGCGGATGCAGCTGCGTGCTCGACGCCCACGAATTCCCGGACAAGCTCGGCACGGTCGGCCGCCCGGCGCCGGACCACGACATGCGCATCGTCGACGACGACGGGCGGGTGCTCGCGCAGGGCGAGGTCGGCGAGATCGTCGGCTGGTCGCCGTACATGATGGCCGGCTACTACAAGCAGCCGCAAGCCACCGAGGCCTTCTACTGGCGCGACGAATCGGGTATCGCCTTTCATCGCAGCGGCGACATCGGCCGCTTCGACGAGGAAGGTTTCCTGATTCTGCTGGACCGCAAGAAGGACCTGATCATCTCCGGCGGATTCAACATCTACGCGACCGACCTGGAGTCGGTGACCGCGGCCCATCCCGAGGTGGCCGACGTGGCGGTCATCGGCATCCCCAGCGAGCAATGGGGCGAGACGCCGTTGGCGCTGGTCGTGCTCAAGCCGGGCAGCGCGCTGGATCCGGAGGCGCTACGGTCATGGGTGAACGGGCAGGTCGGACGCACGCAGCGGCTGGCGGCCGTGGAATATCGAAGCGAGTTGCCGCGTTCCGCGCTGGGCAAGCTGCTCAAGCGCGAACTGCGCCAGCCTTACTGGACATGA
- a CDS encoding MaoC family dehydratase: protein MVVLDRPADLKAWIGKEIGVSEWLAIDQSRIDDFARISGDDHWLHVDVERARREMPDGKTIAHGFMTLSLIPYLVRSVYAITHRGRGLNYGTNKIRFVNPVQVGDRIRLRQRIKAVERGQGGGQEGATRVVSDCTIEIEGKERPALVAEFLMLVYDE, encoded by the coding sequence ATGGTGGTTCTCGACCGTCCCGCCGATTTGAAGGCGTGGATAGGCAAGGAAATAGGGGTCAGCGAATGGCTGGCCATCGATCAGTCGCGCATCGACGATTTCGCCCGGATCTCGGGCGACGATCATTGGCTGCACGTGGACGTGGAACGCGCGCGGCGCGAGATGCCGGATGGCAAGACCATCGCGCACGGCTTCATGACCTTGTCCCTCATTCCCTATCTGGTCCGCTCGGTCTATGCGATCACGCACCGGGGCCGCGGGCTGAACTACGGCACCAACAAGATCCGCTTCGTCAATCCGGTCCAGGTCGGCGACCGCATACGCCTGCGCCAGCGCATCAAGGCGGTCGAGCGCGGCCAGGGCGGGGGCCAGGAGGGCGCCACGCGGGTGGTGTCGGACTGCACGATAGAGATCGAAGGCAAGGAACGCCCGGCGCTGGTCGCCGAGTTCCTGATGCTGGTCTATGACGAGTGA
- a CDS encoding MaoC family dehydratase: protein MTTVATPASPSAANGGEARCFEDFQVGERWTSEPTVITEEEIIAFARANDPQPMHLDPEAARAGPFGTLIASGWQIAALSMRVFLQAGGYGKTPMVGMGLDELRWTKPVKAGDTLVVEREVIETVRSKSRPGMGMIRTRVTVRNQDGDAVMSLVSLGRVPARAPA from the coding sequence ATGACGACTGTTGCAACGCCTGCTTCCCCGTCCGCCGCGAACGGCGGGGAGGCCCGCTGTTTCGAGGATTTCCAGGTGGGCGAGCGCTGGACCAGCGAGCCCACGGTGATCACCGAGGAGGAGATCATCGCGTTCGCCCGCGCCAACGATCCCCAGCCCATGCACCTGGACCCGGAGGCGGCGCGGGCCGGCCCTTTCGGCACGCTGATCGCCAGCGGCTGGCAGATCGCCGCGCTGTCGATGCGCGTCTTCCTGCAAGCCGGTGGCTATGGCAAGACGCCCATGGTGGGCATGGGCCTGGACGAGTTGCGCTGGACGAAGCCCGTGAAGGCCGGCGACACGCTGGTGGTCGAGCGCGAGGTGATCGAGACCGTGCGGTCGAAGTCGCGTCCTGGCATGGGCATGATCCGCACGCGCGTCACGGTGCGCAACCAGGACGGCGATGCGGTGATGTCGCTGGTGTCGCTCGGCAGGGTGCCGGCGCGCGCGCCGGCCTGA
- a CDS encoding aldehyde dehydrogenase family protein: MTMDALKFYIDGAWVDPLEPNSLEVINPATEESFARVSLGAPGDVDRAVRAARRAFPAYAATSVQARLGWLEKIVAGFRARLPELARAMTLEMGAPITFSTERQATVALFHFEEALRVLADYPFEERMGSGIVRREPIGVCGLITPWNWPLNQVASKVAPALATGCTVVLKPSEIAPLSSLLFARIVHEAGLPPGVFNLVNGDGPTVGEAIASHPEVDMVSFTGSTGAGVKVAKLAADTVKRVAQELGGKSANIILPDADIRAAVIAGVHACNTNAGQNCQSPTRMLIPRDRQGEAFAAAREAVEAIRLGDPMDPACTMGPLVSQAQFDKVQQLIRSGIEEGATLVAGGTGRPPGLERGYYVLPTVFGDVTPDMRIAREEIFGPVLSIMGYDTEDEAIAIANDTPFGLAGFVQSPDLERARRVANAIRAGRVYLNGAPFDRSLPFGGYKQSGNGREFGVFGFEEYLEVKAILGYGN; encoded by the coding sequence ATGACCATGGATGCGTTGAAGTTCTATATCGACGGCGCCTGGGTGGACCCGCTGGAGCCGAATAGCCTGGAGGTCATCAATCCGGCCACCGAGGAAAGCTTCGCGCGGGTCAGCCTGGGCGCGCCCGGGGATGTGGACCGGGCCGTGCGCGCCGCGCGGCGGGCGTTCCCGGCCTATGCCGCGACCAGCGTGCAGGCGCGCCTGGGCTGGCTGGAGAAGATCGTCGCCGGTTTCCGCGCGCGGCTGCCGGAACTGGCGCGCGCGATGACGCTGGAGATGGGCGCGCCCATCACGTTCTCCACCGAGCGCCAGGCCACCGTCGCGCTGTTCCACTTCGAGGAGGCGTTGCGCGTGCTGGCCGACTACCCGTTCGAGGAACGCATGGGCAGCGGCATCGTGCGGCGCGAGCCCATCGGCGTCTGCGGGCTGATCACGCCCTGGAACTGGCCGCTCAACCAGGTGGCGTCCAAGGTGGCGCCGGCGCTGGCGACCGGCTGCACCGTCGTCCTCAAGCCCAGCGAGATCGCGCCGCTCAGCTCGCTGCTGTTCGCCCGGATCGTGCACGAGGCCGGATTGCCGCCCGGAGTCTTCAACCTGGTCAACGGCGACGGGCCGACCGTGGGCGAGGCGATCGCCAGCCATCCCGAGGTCGACATGGTGTCGTTCACCGGCTCCACGGGCGCGGGCGTGAAGGTGGCCAAGCTGGCGGCCGATACCGTCAAGCGCGTGGCGCAGGAGCTGGGCGGCAAGTCCGCCAACATCATCCTGCCCGACGCCGACATCCGGGCCGCGGTGATCGCGGGCGTGCACGCGTGCAACACGAACGCCGGCCAGAATTGCCAGTCGCCCACACGCATGCTGATTCCGCGCGACCGACAGGGCGAGGCGTTCGCGGCCGCGCGCGAGGCGGTGGAGGCGATACGCCTGGGCGACCCGATGGACCCGGCTTGCACGATGGGCCCGCTGGTCAGCCAGGCGCAGTTCGACAAGGTCCAGCAATTGATCCGGTCGGGCATCGAGGAGGGCGCCACGCTGGTCGCCGGCGGCACCGGCCGCCCGCCGGGGCTCGAGCGCGGCTACTACGTGCTGCCGACGGTATTCGGCGACGTCACGCCCGACATGCGGATCGCGCGCGAGGAGATCTTCGGCCCGGTGCTGTCCATCATGGGCTACGACACCGAGGACGAGGCCATCGCCATCGCCAACGACACGCCGTTCGGGCTGGCGGGGTTCGTGCAATCGCCGGACCTGGAGCGGGCGCGGCGCGTGGCCAATGCGATACGCGCCGGTCGCGTCTATCTGAACGGCGCGCCGTTCGATCGCAGCCTGCCCTTCGGCGGCTACAAGCAGTCCGGCAACGGACGCGAATTCGGGGTCTTCGGATTCGAGGAATATCTCGAGGTGAAGGCCATACTCGGCTACGGAAACTGA
- a CDS encoding tripartite tricarboxylate transporter substrate binding protein, whose product MKPYPSPRACATLAALILALQGAAAQADGPWPSKPVRVIMPFAAGGSSDLVGRQVAQSLSAHYGQQFVAENRSGAGGNIGVDAVAKSAPDGYTLGIGTSGPLANNKSLYHPMPFDAEKDLTPIALVGEIPVVIAVNPSVKANTLAEFVALSKSSANAVTVSNPGNGTIGHLATEYLSIQTGAKLQPVPYKGDSPAMVDAMSGSVSAVVAPVTSLIPNIQANKLRALAVMSKTRFPGLPDVPTANEQGVKLEATVWSAMVGPAGLPKSIVSSLNAEINKYTASPEGKAKLNSLGMVPLSGTPEQLRELMRNEATKWQEVVKSARISIE is encoded by the coding sequence ATGAAGCCGTACCCATCCCCCCGCGCATGCGCCACCCTGGCCGCGCTGATACTTGCCCTGCAGGGGGCCGCCGCGCAGGCGGACGGACCCTGGCCCAGCAAACCCGTCCGCGTGATCATGCCCTTCGCCGCCGGCGGCAGTTCCGACCTGGTGGGGCGGCAGGTGGCACAAAGCCTGAGCGCGCACTACGGCCAGCAGTTCGTGGCCGAGAACCGCTCGGGCGCCGGTGGCAACATCGGCGTCGACGCGGTGGCGAAGTCCGCGCCGGACGGCTACACGCTGGGCATCGGCACGTCCGGCCCGCTGGCCAACAACAAGTCGCTCTACCACCCCATGCCGTTCGACGCCGAGAAGGACCTGACGCCGATCGCGCTGGTCGGGGAAATCCCGGTCGTGATCGCGGTCAACCCGTCGGTGAAAGCGAACACGCTGGCCGAGTTCGTGGCCTTGAGCAAGTCGTCCGCCAACGCGGTGACGGTCTCCAATCCCGGCAACGGCACCATCGGCCACCTCGCCACCGAGTACCTCAGCATCCAGACCGGGGCGAAGCTTCAGCCGGTTCCGTACAAGGGCGATTCGCCGGCGATGGTGGATGCGATGAGCGGCTCGGTTTCGGCGGTCGTGGCGCCGGTGACGTCGCTGATCCCCAATATCCAGGCCAACAAGCTCAGGGCGCTGGCGGTGATGTCCAAGACCCGGTTCCCGGGCCTGCCCGATGTGCCGACGGCCAACGAACAGGGCGTCAAGCTGGAAGCCACGGTATGGAGCGCCATGGTGGGGCCCGCCGGCCTGCCGAAGTCCATCGTGTCGTCGCTGAATGCCGAGATCAACAAGTACACGGCGTCGCCGGAAGGCAAGGCCAAGCTGAACTCGCTGGGCATGGTGCCGCTGTCGGGCACGCCCGAGCAATTGCGCGAACTGATGAGGAACGAGGCGACGAAGTGGCAGGAAGTCGTCAAGTCGGCACGGATCTCGATCGAATGA
- a CDS encoding RraA family protein, whose product MQDIHQRLRSAGASTVCAVLDMLGVAGTITGLPAIRRGASFAGPAFTVQASTGPLGTYDPGDFDIARYADHAGAGQVIAIDAGGARVSVAGGIAALASARRGVAAWVVDGGMRDVDELGEAGIPIHVRHGVAVTGRTRVRIERVNGPIAIDGVAVAPMDVLVGDASGIACVPAHRLDRVAAMADWIAGRDRIAGRLVREGLSFSRAFKEATAEYTALHGPLEN is encoded by the coding sequence ATGCAGGACATCCATCAGCGCCTCCGGTCCGCCGGCGCCAGCACCGTGTGCGCGGTGCTGGACATGCTGGGCGTGGCCGGCACCATTACCGGGCTGCCCGCCATCCGTCGCGGCGCTTCGTTCGCGGGCCCGGCCTTCACCGTACAGGCTTCGACGGGGCCGCTCGGAACCTATGACCCGGGCGATTTCGACATCGCGCGGTATGCCGATCACGCCGGCGCGGGGCAGGTGATCGCGATCGACGCGGGCGGCGCGCGCGTCTCGGTGGCCGGCGGCATCGCCGCGCTGGCCAGCGCGCGGCGCGGCGTGGCCGCCTGGGTGGTCGACGGCGGCATGCGCGACGTGGACGAACTGGGGGAAGCCGGCATTCCCATCCACGTCCGCCACGGCGTGGCCGTGACCGGCCGCACCCGGGTCCGCATCGAACGGGTCAACGGCCCCATCGCCATCGACGGCGTTGCCGTGGCGCCCATGGACGTGCTCGTCGGCGACGCCAGCGGGATCGCCTGCGTGCCGGCGCACCGGCTCGACCGGGTCGCGGCCATGGCCGACTGGATCGCCGGCCGGGACCGGATCGCGGGCCGGCTGGTCCGGGAAGGACTATCGTTTTCCCGCGCTTTCAAGGAAGCGACCGCGGAGTACACGGCCTTGCACGGGCCGCTGGAAAACTGA